CACACGAGTATTTGTGTACCATGAGGTTATTACTTATGTACCACAAATATTCATAACCGACAACGTGGCATGGAGCCTTGTTTATGATTGTTTTTAAAAATAATATGTTCACACAGTATTTGTTGACCACGAGGTAATTATTAATAACACATGAATATTTGAATCTAAATTTTATTACTATGATTATTATTTACATACGATTTTCTATAAGGACATAATGTGTACTAAATGAGCCGCACTGACTGCAGCCCATTTAAGTAGCATAACCATTTTCATGTACACTTTGTAGCAAAACCAAGTTGTCGTTACCCTAAAAAAAAGTCGTAGTTGTGGCCAGCACACTCCGCCAGTCGCGGGTTAGAGACCGGTTTGCACCATTTTTCATTTTAGTTcccctgacaggtggggcccactaCGCATAGACATATATATAGTGCCAAAATTGCTACAAGTGGGCCCCATGTCACGTCAGCCATATACGGTGCCACGTCAGCGTAGTTTATGTATATGGATTCGATTAGCAACGTACATGCACGTTCATGCCAAGTTTTAGAACCAATTCGACGTATTTTCAAGTTTAGGCACTAAACTTAACATTCGTGGCAAGTTCAAACACCACTCGTGTGTTTATTACTAGAACTTGGTTATCTTTTTTATGTTTGTGTTTTATTATTTTTGGTTTTTTATTTTACATTTTTTGTGTATTTATCCCTTTGGTCTTTGCTTGAAACATTTCTCTTTTTTTTAGTTGCATTTCTCTTCTGTTGTTGAACATCATCTTCAGTTCTAAAAAAAATTCTTCCATGAAGGAATTAATCCACATTTATGACGTTACATCCTAAAGACTTTACATATTTGTGTGGGTTTAAAAAGGAGTCCCACCAAACACTAGAACAATCTACAAACCAACAGCCCTAACAAAAACAATCTACAAGCTAAAAGTGTATGTACTACCCTCTTCAAGATCAAGAACGTCTTGCGGTCTCAACCTATAATTCACATCACGTTGTTGCTCTCTACCAAGCAAGCTTTGCCCCTCATCCGGATAAGCACCAGCCTGACCCCATGGGTTCCGTTGATACCTCCTTAGAGCTTCCAATTTCTCTGCAACTTCCTTCATCGACGGATGCTCCTCCCTGATCATGCTCACACACCGCATCACGAGGTACGTTACTTCTTCCAGTGCCTCCGGGCCCATCTCCAATCTCACCCGGCCGTCAAGGAGCTCGTCATGCCGGCCGGCTTTCTCGGCCGTCGTGAATCGGGACACGAGGCTCCTGTCCTCCTCTGGCCCATCAAAGCAGAGCACCTTCTTCCCTGTCAAGAGCTCGAGTAGAACGACGCCAAAAACTGTACACATCACTCTTGTCCGTCAGCTGGCATGTCATGAGGTACTCTGGGTCCAGGTACCCGCAGGTGCCTTGCACCAGTGTCGCAATCTCAGCCTCGTCACTTGGTTCTAGCTTCGATGCCCCAAAGTCAGAGACTTTGGCGGTGAGGCTGCCGTCGAGCAAGATGTTGGCCGTCTTGACATCGCCGTGGAGGATCGGTCGCGAGGCCGACGAGTGCATGTACGACAGCGCCTCGGCCGACTCCGCCGCTATCCGTAGGCGGGTGTCAAGTGCCTTGTTGGTGTCGGGGCCCTCACCGCCATGGATGTAGTGGTAGAGAGTGCCGTTGGAGACATACTCGTAGACCAGCATCGGCACCTCCACCTCGAGGCAGCAGCCCTGCAGCTTGACGACATTCCGGTGGTTGATCTGAGAGAGGATGAGCATCTCCCTCGCGAACTCCTTGGTCTCGGTGGCCTCCATCATCTTGGACTTCTTGATGGCAACAATGGTCTTGTCCTCCAGAACACCTATGTAGACAATGCCGTGCCCGCCGCGACCGAGGATCTGGTCGACGGCGAAGTTGTTGGTCGCTTTCTTGAGCTCCTCTTCCGAGAATATCTTGAACCCGCCACCGCCTCCCCCGGCAGCGCCACGCATCTGCTGCTGTGGGATGACGCCTCCGTTGTGCTCGAAGAAGCTCTGCTTTGCCTTGATGAGCTTTCTCTTCTGGAGCCCCAGGTAGAGCCAGAAGCACATGAACACGGACAAGAACACCCCCACGCTGACTCCTGGATGACACATTGCATACTCGATCATTAGTTTAGATTCCCAACAAGATAAGTGAATGTGTTACCTGTAACGATCTTCAGAGCTAAGGTGAACTTGTCCTTTGGCCGGCAGCCATCCTTCCTGGTGACATCTCCACTTGTCCCGGGAGGGCACTGGCAAGTGTAGCTTCCCTGCGTGTTATTGCAGACCCCGTAGCACGGGAATTCGCCTTTCAGTTGGCACTCGTCGATGTCTTCAGTTTGCAAAGCAATTTCAACATTTGATCAGAGAAATCACAAATGTAGCAAGAGAGCACAACACTTGAGAATTGATTCAGGAATCAGGGTGTGTACCTGTGCATCCACCGTCGAGGTACGGGTTGCCGTCGTAGCCCCTGGAGCAGTTGCACCGGTACCCGGGGCCGTTGGCGGCGTCGAAGCAGTCGCTGCGCGCGCTCCGGCAGGCGAAGTCGGTGGCGTTGCGCCTGGAGGCGCTGCAGTTGCCGACGTTCCGGACGGCCCAGTCGAGCACGACGGGCACGTGGAAGTCGTCGGTGCGGTTGAGGAAGACGCGGTCGCTGTGGCTGAACCAGTCCGCCTCGACGAGGAACACGTAGTGGCAGGACGTGGCGTTGCTGATGAAGGCGGAGTTCTCTTCCTGCTGCGGCGGGAAGTTGCGCTGGTGCGGCTCGAAGAAGCTGACCCCGGGCGGTATCGCGCTCTGGCAGCACCCGACGCCAGTGTCGGTGGAGGAGAAGCCGGTGTCGGTGctaaaaccggcagatctcgaaAGGGGGCCCTGAGCTGGTGATCTTGGCACGATGGTTAACAGGAAGTAAAGGGACACAGTTTTACCCGGGTTCGGGCCCTCTCCAAGAGGTAAAATCCTATGTCTTGCTCGTATAATATTGATTGTGGATGGGGTACAAAATACATGATGATCTACCTCGTGATCGTATTAATGAGTTATAATCTCCTAACCCTTGAACGTGTGCTTCTATAGACTAAACCTCTTGGCTTATATAGGTGACGGGGTAACTAGGGCTTAGGCATGGCTAGTTACAATCTTAGGGATAAACGTGCCAATCATTCAAATACGCCTTGAAGTGTACGCCAAGTCTCTAGAGGATTCCATCTTGAATACGTTGAGGGCCACGACATGTGGGGCCCATACTTCAATTGTGGATGGGTCCTCGGCCCGGCCCATGAATGCCATGCCAACGTGGTGTGCACCCTTCAATCCAAGACACCGTCAGCCAATGCCTCCTCCTCCTGGGCCCGGGCGCAGGAGGAGGAGCCGTACAACCACTCCCTCCTCGAGAAGCACCGGCTAGCAGAGGGCCAAATCTACGACGAGCGTGTGAGCGAGGAGGCCGTGGCGACGAAGAATCCCAACTACATCGCCAAGTAGCGCACGCTCTATGAGGCCGCGCGCGCTCACGCCGCTCGCAATGCGGTCTCGTTGCAGCCGCACACGGAGGCGGCACCGCCAATGACGCTTCGTTGGTGTTGGTGGCATGACGAGCGTGCCGCCCTGTCAATGTCCAACGTCGACCTCATGTCCACCGGCGACGGACAGGTCGCAGACTCCGACGAGGAGGAGTAGTGCATGGGAGGCGGCGAGACCTCAAGTCCCAGGTGGGCTGGTCTGTGTCCTACTATTCCTCGCCGACGACCGCaacttcacttcacgggtctcaTCTCTGCCAGACATGAACACGGCCAACACCGGAGGGGAACAACAAGGACTTGGACGATGGATGTTGCCGTAGATTTAGACTAGGTTTAGGTTCGGTTGCTTTTTTAATAAAATATGTCAAAATATAATGAATATGATCCGGTTTAGATGAAAATCATCTGCTTTGCATGTATTTCGTCCAGTTTGTTGAAATCCAGTTTTAAATGTATGCAGACACCGTTGGATGGCCAGCTCTCGCATCACCATCCGCGGGTTGATCCAGACCAGTCCACGGACGGATGAGGTGTCCGATTTCGGGGTTAGTGTTGGAGATGCCTTTATATATACTAGGTGATTTCTTTGCAACACATAGTACAACAATTATTGTTTTGTTTTATGTCAAAGAGGTTGTTTTCTTATCAGATAATATGTCAAACCAACAAAATTGTTTAGGATATAACTCGTATCCTACAATCAATTAGTTGGAGAGCAAACGCCAGACTCATTGATCTGTACGTGACGGCTCATATTCAAACACAACAAAAAATTCAATAACCTTTTCTTATTTCTCTATTCACAAAGAACAAAGCAAAGACCACATATAGCATAATATTAAccttttcttattttgcataTGTTTTAACCTTAATTTTACTATGTGTTTTAGGATGCATGTGTGTTTTCCTATTCTTACAAGTCCAACACTCAATTCTTGTGTTTTCATAATCCTTAGTTTTGCATATACAATTCTACCATATTCTCATGCTTTACCTAATTCTATGTTTTTAATACCCGTGGATGAAAGAGGCCCTTCATGCGTAGGCCTAACTCTATGTTTTTTAAGACTCGCGGATGATTGGGGGTGCGGATTAAGTGTTTATTGTTATTGTTAATCGTGTTAGATTTTTCTCTAGAAAAGTTTAGCCAATCTTGCAAACTTGGTTAGAAATCGATAAATTAAGAATGCCAAGAACAAATAAAATACATTAAATTTGTATTCATATGCCATTTGGTATTTGTTATATCCTTGTGAAGAGGAACAACGGAGTTGACTATGAAAGAACCAAGAAACAAGCACTTGGACATTCGAGGACAAACCACCTTTTGACACCTTGCACACTCTAAAAATACATATTTAATAGCATCTCACTTGACTCTAGAGCACTCTATCAACCTATTTGTTACTCCTTTGTTTTCAAACACAAACACTCCCAAGAGTTAAGGATACTGCGAATACAATCATACATAAACATTTTGTAGTTCATTAAGTGGTGTATATTAATTTGTAAAGAAATGTGATTTTCTTATATTTATGGTAAAGCATAGTGCAATCTTCTATATCAAACTAAATAAGAAAAGtaaaatagttttgtgataaatTATAGTTGTAGTTtatcacaaaaaaaattgtacTTATAATGGTGAACATGAGAAACATATAAAAATGATAAGGTATCTTAATATGTCAGAACATACTTACGTGGTTAATTCTTCTACTTGTAATAGGAAAAGTATTAGTCGATAGTATAGTGAATCATACGTGAATGATAAACACACACACAGTGTTGtacatatatatatgtatatatatgacGTAAAGTGTCATGTAGAAATACAAAAGTTTAGTACAAATAAAAAATAGTTGGTACTAATTGTACAAACTAGCGATTTGCACAGACAGTGTTGTACAAACAAACCAAAGAAATATCCTTCTTGAAACCTGATGTAATGTACCGGTTTGCACATGAGAATGAGAAGATCTGTTTAGTCTGTGTTGGAGTCGCGCAGAGGCTGAGCAGGAGGACGGCGGGGTGCAGACCGCAGTATCCACGGCGAGCAGCAGCCCGTTCTGGAGACTCCGAGGAGCGCCGAGGCTGAGCATGAGGACGGCGGGGAGCAGACCCCGCGTGCCGACCGCATCATCCCCATCGGGCAGCAGCCCGATCTGGAGACTTCGAGGAGCGTCGAGGCCGAGCAGGAGGACGGCGGGGCGCAGACCCCGCGCGCGGACCACGTGTTTGACACCCAGCAGCAGCTCAGGCCGCAAACCCTTGGTGCTAGATTCGCCACCCCACCGTCGTTCAACGCCGAGGACCACGACGCCACCATCGGCCCAGAGCACCCGCTCAAGTACCGCCTGGTGAGACACCTAAAGGACTAGGTCACACGACATGTTGACCTGGCGCAGGTACATCGCTAGCAGTGTGACGAGTTATCTGTGTAATTATTTGATCTTAGAGTTGTGATTGCAGTGCGAGACTCAGCTGAGAGTTGTCGAGCAATGTGATAATTTATGTGTTTAATTATTATCTTTCGGTGACCTGCCTGACAGTGTGTGTGAGGCTTATCTAGCTGAGGCCATACCCGCATAATTATTTATCTTTCAGACCTGCGTAGCAGTTTGTGAGACTTATCTAGCAGTGTGCTTACTTATGGAAAATGCTTAATTTGATCCCATTGATTATTGTAGCTTGACCTCCAAAACTAGTAGATACACATTCTAGTGCATATTTTTGGATAATGACGCTCACACATTCACACCTTTGTTATACTGAGCCAAAGTAGTGGCAATCTCATCATGTCCGTGCAAGTCCATCACTTTAAAGAAAAAAAAGTAGACATCAAATCATATATTTGAAGAAAAAATATTTA
The sequence above is a segment of the Aegilops tauschii subsp. strangulata cultivar AL8/78 chromosome 6, Aet v6.0, whole genome shotgun sequence genome. Coding sequences within it:
- the LOC109742861 gene encoding putative wall-associated receptor kinase-like 16, whose amino-acid sequence is MYFVPHPQSILYEQDIGFYLLERARTRGPLSRSAGFSTDTGFSSTDTGVGCCQSAIPPGVSFFEPHQRNFPPQQEENSAFISNATSCHYVFLVEADWFSHSDRVFLNRTDDFHVPVVLDWAVRNVGNCSASRRNATDFACRSARSDCFDAANGPGYRCNCSRGYDGNPYLDGGCTDIDECQLKGEFPCYGVCNNTQGSYTCQCPPGTSGDVTRKDGCRPKDKFTLALKIVTGVSVGVFLSVFMCFWLYLGLQKRKLIKAKQSFFEHNGGVIPQQQMRGAAGGGGGGFKIFSEEELKKATNNFAVDQILGRGGHGIVYIGVLEDKTIVAIKKSKMMEATETKEFAREMLILSQINHRNVVKLQGCCLEVEVPMLVYEYVSNGTLYHYIHGGEGPDTNKALDTRLRIAAESAEALSYMHSSASRPILHGDVKTANILLDGSLTAKVSDFGASKLEPSDEAEIATLVQGTCGYLDPEYLMTCQLTDKSDLLTGKKVLCFDGPEEDRSLVSRFTTAEKAGRHDELLDGRVRLEMGPEALEEVTYLVMRCVSMIREEHPSMKEVAEKLEALRRYQRNPWGQAGAYPDEGQSLLGREQQRDVNYRLRPQDVLDLEEGSTYTFSL